A single genomic interval of Anopheles marshallii chromosome 2, idAnoMarsDA_429_01, whole genome shotgun sequence harbors:
- the LOC128707486 gene encoding ecdysteroid-regulated 16 kDa protein-like: MKCLQTVVSVVLLALCLHVVSAEVVNFQKCPGEATEKCTIHEVSITPCPEAEKGNVCTLLTRSQVNITFDFTPEFAAHNLTADVSWTRPNLDLPFVGMDKEACERTNCPVVAGNRQRYTYNLTIKKEYPPQYYDVKWKLTSDNNDSCCFIVPITIAKKKKAT, from the exons ATGAAGTGCCTCCAAACGGTTGTCTCCGTCGTGCTGCTGGCGCTGTGCCTCCATGTGGTGTCTGCCGAAGTGGTAAACTTCCAGAAATGTCCTGGTGAAG CCACAGAAAAGTGTACAATTCACGAGGTCTCGATCACCCCATGTCCGGAAGCTGAGAAAGGAAATGTCTGCACCCTCCTCACTAGATCGCAAGTTAACATAACAttcgattttactcccg AGTTCGCTGCTCATAACCTCACCGCTGATGTGTCCTGGACTAGGCCCAATTTAGATCTGCCCTTTGTCGGAATGGATAAGGAAGCCTGTGAACGTACAAATTGTCCGGTAGTAGCCGGTAACCGGCAAAGGTATACCTACAATTTGACCATCAAAAAAGAGTATCCTCCG CAATATTACGACGTCAAGTGGAAGCTAACGAGCGACAATAATGACTCCTGCTGCTTCATTGTGCCGATCACCATCgccaagaaaaagaaggcTACTTAA
- the LOC128708346 gene encoding uncharacterized protein LOC128708346 produces MRVKTLRQIKNQRGHRNHHHSSHHNHSHVAANAAIEAHYFSPERLNALANCMNPPYRMPPQPLGAYGMQHEHHSSIPGTASTEAHVLNTPLRTHSSKFPIERELILSSNKNSSKIPLMQDNRNNSIPALLNRSATSAIGPDLPVKQTQAWNQPQMDVIHSAVSGSMPRTIVRFPEDVTALADRDGSFAQREKDSTTVKKSVTKTYHTLKDLISSKFKKDANEQSDELNNVTSMLHGHQSNLEPGQSSGQQHQQQHGGNNQSGSYMYSSASDNNLLQAQSNLNVWPSSSQSNSPLYYHKKFSDPAEGFSASKALSQPQLNIGEQSNRNAQHVVSMLPAPVDGTDSDDGGFRQHSVSRQTNQSMPNGAGQSQAAAMHSGRSNAPQPAYIQNYRHNHAQQQQQQQHLQQQHHMSYQQALHNAKQRAALEGGSSSNIQSASYNTTVTVGDQSSSHLHHHHHHHHQGEAGLQKHTISVDINSGSSVNISTGESHDAGPYDKNGNHSSNIDSGRGSSSMATASADAVMEKSKVKSDGEWIDVVDVELRNILEPGMKSMNLRPESTMSESASSMSPPLPPLSPHEAYNHGTGQSSSNLQPKPNNTAAKLQKQEYGTDTYNRASKNPQPIGPSKGQPSPNTIQNYMNHLKLSSNKKHEQNALKKHLFGLDTDVASVTNTTRSLDLESLLGGPWDGAQSVSESETDGGGLQQIRNQLEGLETMYSEVLKMLGNRMATNESTLRANRRRRHGSMSSLPSSSISGRPIRDRRRLDERRKVRDIKGINKRFQRLESHVVTLARSVAHLSSEMRSQHLVSQELEELRNDLALLRSQSMHNLPLNSSGNAGNASTREPINLTNPKRVKKLTKFFGEDPPLMKLFLKKLGYEKYAPIFESERVGMIELPYLGEERLQKMGIPLGPRLRILQEAQISLCRDTTLCIV; encoded by the exons ATGCGCGTTAAAACGTTAAGGCAGATAAAAAATCAGCGGGGACATCGTAACCATCATCATAGCAGTCACCATAACCACAGCCATGTGGCAGCCAATG CAGCGATTGAGGCGCACTATTTTTCACCCGAAAGACTGAACGCGCTAGCGAATTGCATGAATCCACCGTACAGAATGCCGCCACAACCGCTCGGTGCGTACGGTATGCAGCACGAACATCACTCCAGCATACCGGGGACGGCATCGACGGAGGCACATGTACTGAACACGCCGCTCCGAACACATTCCTCCAAGTTTCCG ATCGAACGGGAACTGATACTGTCGTCAAACAAAAATTCCTCCAAAATCCCACTAATGCAGGATAACCGAAACAACAGTATTCCGGCACTGTTGAACCGTTCTGCCACCTCTGCAATAGGGCCCGATCTGCCGGTGAAACAAACACAGGCATGG AACCAACCACAAATGGACGTTATACATTCGGCTGTGTCTGGGTCGATGCCACGCACGATCGTACGCTTTCCGGAAGATGTGACCGCACTGGCCGATCGGGATGGAAGCTTCGCCCAGCGGGAAAAAGATTCTACCACGGTGAAGAAATCCGTCACCAAGACCTACCATACGCTGAAGGACCTGATCTCATCCAAGTTTAAAAAGGACGCCAACGAACAAAGCGATGAGCTGAACAACGTAACCTCAATGCTGCACGGTCATCAGTCGAACTTGGAGCCGGGGCAATCAAGCGgtcagcagcaccaacagcaacacggCGGCAATAATCAGAGCGGATCGTACATGTACAGCTCGGCGTCCGACAACAACCTGCTGCAGGCGCAGTCTAACCTAAACGTGTGGCCGTCCAGCAGCCAAAGCAACTCCCCGCTGTACTATCACAAGAAGTTCTCCGATCCGGCGGAAGGGTTCAGCGCCTCGAAAGCCCTCTCACAGCCGCAGCTCAATATCGGCGAACAGTCGAACCGTAACGCGCAGCACGTGGTCAGTATGTTGCCGGCCCCCGTCGACGGTACGGATAGCGATGATGGTGGATTCCGGCAGCACAGTGTTAGTCGGCAGACGAATCAGTCCATGCCGAACGGGGCCGGCCAAAGTCAGGCTGCAGCGATGCACAGTGGCCGATCCAACGCTCCACAACCTGCCTATATCCAAAACTATCGTCACAATCAcgctcaacagcagcagcagcaacagcatctacagcagcaacatcacatGTCGTACCAGCAGGCCCTTCATAATGCTAAACAGCGGGCGGCATTGGAGGGTGGTTCCAGCTCCAACATTCAATCGGCGTCCTACAATACGACCGTGACGGTGGGGGATCAAAGTTCAAGCCATctacatcatcaccaccaccatcaccatcaggGTGAGGCCGGACTGCAAAAGCACACCATTTCGGTGGACATTAACAGTGGATCGTCGGTGAACATATCTACCGGGGAGTCGCACGATGCGGGCCCGTACGATAAAAATGGGAACCATTCGTCCAACATCGATTCTGGGCGCGGTAGCTCTTCTATGGCCACCGCCAGTGCTGATGCGGTGATGGAGAAGAGCAAAGTCAAATCAGACGGTGAATGG ATTGATGTGGTTGATGTGGAGTTGCGCAACATTCTGGAACCGGGTATGAAGTCTATGAACCTCCGTCCGGAGAGTACCATGTCCGAGAGTGCCTCCTCAATGTCTCCACCGTTGCCACCGCTCTCTCCGCATGAGGCATACAACCACGGTACTGGGCAAAGTAGTAGCAATCTCCAGCCGAAGCCCAACAACACCGCCGCCAAGCTGCAAAAGCAAGAGTACGGCACTGATACGTATAATCGGGCAAGCAAAAACCCACAGCCAATCGGGCCCTCCAAGGGACAACCATCGCCCAACACAATACAGAACTACATGAACCATTTGAAGCTCTCCAGCAACAAGAAGCACGAGCAGAACGCACTGAAAAAGCACT TGTTTGGACTAGATACGGACGTTGCCTCCGTCACCAACACGACCCGATCGCTAGATCTCGAATCCCTGCTCGGCGGTCCCTGGGACGGTGCTCAGTCGGTATCGGAATCAGAAACAGATGGCGGTGGCTTACAGCAAATCCGTAACCAGCTCGAGGGTCTCGAGACGATGTACAGTGAGGTACTGAAAATGTTAGGTAATCGTATGGCCACCAACGAGTCAACGCTACGGGCGAATAGACGTCGACGGCATGGCAGCATGTCTTCGCTACCGTCCAGTTCCATTAGTGGCCGCCCAATTCGTGACCGGCGAAGATTAGACGAACGTCGCAAGGTGCGTGATATCAAAGGCATCAACAAACGCTTCCAGCGACTGGAATCACACGTGGTCACGCTAGCACGCAGCGTTGCTCACCTATCGTCAGAGATGCGCTCGCAACACCTCGTTTCACAGGAACTGGAGGAGTTGCGTAACGATTTGGCACTGTTGCGCTCACAATCGATGCACAACCTGCCGCTGAACAGTAGTGGTAATGCGGGTAATGCATCCACACGCGAACCGATCAACCTGACCAACCCGAAGCGTGTGAAGAAGTTGACTAAATTTTTTGGCGAAGATCCACCGCTGATGAAACTGTTTCTCAAAAAACTCGGCTATGAG AAATATGCGCCCATCTTCGAGAGTGAACGCGTCGGCATGATCGAGCTGCCGTATCTGGGCGAGGAAAGGCTGCAGAAGATGGGCATACCACTCGGGCCGAGACTGAGGATTCTCCAGGAGGCACAAATATCGCTGTGTCGCGATACGACGCTCTGCATCGTTTAA